Proteins encoded together in one Marispirochaeta sp. window:
- a CDS encoding sodium:solute symporter family protein, with amino-acid sequence MQLFIILFYLLITLVIGFLSRKGVFVTPGEFFLAGRRLSPILLFFTMSASNFSAFTIFGLSGAGYRMGYAFYPVMGYATGFMALSFVLIGGKILKLSRSRGYVTPGDFIADRYGSRGLKALFSMVLIIFTLPYIAIQTIAAGKSLHSMTGIPYLAGAVLVTLFIALYVGMGGMRAIVWTDLVQGVMMIIFTAAAFYLIAAGAGGFRQIHLRLLQESPGHLSRPGSGGILTPGVWFGYFVLWFFADPMFPHLFQRFMAARDEKALQRTVILYPLITTLLFFLTVSIGVMGRAVIPGLADSQSDAIFPLLLARFAGPVLGGILLTGTLAALMSTLDSQLLTVASIITLDAPVKRLKVPTARRGVVVLLALLGLLIALRPPETLLDFINRTTFNGLAVLAPTVIGGLYWRGGNRFGAAASILSGELLVLLFYFDILTVPGTLTVVPIITASCLVYVLVSIISNDRAGNSSIVFPLHPRWRTWTAVFLMLLLLGQDFWNWNRHPQLVLGLPAWVWYYIFLGLLLSGVFALMFRKKNK; translated from the coding sequence ATGCAGCTTTTCATTATTCTATTCTATTTGCTTATTACTCTTGTAATCGGCTTTCTGTCCAGGAAAGGTGTCTTTGTAACTCCCGGGGAATTCTTTCTTGCCGGACGCCGTCTTTCGCCGATTCTGCTCTTTTTTACCATGTCGGCCAGCAATTTTTCCGCTTTTACGATTTTCGGACTTTCCGGTGCCGGATACAGAATGGGATACGCGTTTTACCCGGTAATGGGTTATGCGACGGGCTTTATGGCCCTGTCTTTTGTTCTGATCGGCGGAAAAATTCTCAAGCTCTCCAGGTCCCGGGGCTATGTTACTCCCGGGGATTTCATCGCGGACCGTTACGGGTCCCGTGGATTAAAGGCCCTCTTCTCCATGGTACTTATAATCTTTACCCTGCCGTACATCGCGATTCAGACCATCGCCGCAGGAAAATCCCTCCACAGCATGACCGGCATACCATATCTGGCGGGAGCGGTTCTGGTTACCCTCTTTATCGCTCTCTATGTCGGCATGGGCGGAATGCGTGCTATCGTCTGGACCGACCTTGTCCAGGGTGTAATGATGATAATTTTTACAGCGGCAGCCTTTTATCTTATAGCTGCCGGGGCTGGTGGATTCCGGCAGATACACCTCCGGCTGCTGCAGGAAAGTCCCGGGCATCTTTCGCGACCCGGCAGCGGCGGTATACTTACTCCTGGTGTCTGGTTCGGATACTTCGTACTCTGGTTCTTTGCTGATCCCATGTTCCCCCACCTGTTTCAGCGCTTCATGGCCGCCCGGGACGAAAAAGCCCTGCAACGGACTGTCATTCTGTATCCCCTTATTACAACATTGCTCTTTTTTCTCACGGTGTCCATCGGGGTCATGGGGCGAGCAGTCATTCCCGGTCTCGCGGATTCCCAGAGTGACGCTATATTTCCCCTATTGTTAGCCCGCTTTGCCGGACCTGTCCTGGGGGGCATTCTGTTAACCGGAACGCTGGCAGCCTTGATGTCTACCCTGGACTCCCAGCTCCTTACTGTAGCTTCTATAATAACCCTGGACGCACCTGTTAAACGGCTGAAGGTCCCCACCGCCAGACGCGGTGTTGTCGTGCTTCTTGCCTTGCTGGGGCTGCTGATCGCTCTGAGGCCTCCTGAGACCCTGCTGGATTTTATCAACCGCACAACCTTCAACGGTCTCGCGGTTCTCGCGCCGACGGTCATTGGGGGGCTTTACTGGAGGGGCGGGAACCGCTTCGGTGCGGCGGCCAGTATTCTCAGCGGAGAACTGCTGGTGCTGCTTTTTTATTTCGACATCCTCACAGTGCCCGGGACCCTGACGGTGGTCCCCATCATTACCGCCTCCTGTCTGGTCTATGTCCTGGTAAGTATCATAAGCAATGACAGGGCAGGGAACAGTTCCATAGTGTTCCCTCTGCATCCCCGTTGGCGGACCTGGACCGCTGTGTTCCTTATGCTGCTGCTCCTGGGACAGGATTTCTGGAACTGGAACCGCCACCCACAGCTCGTACTTGGTCTTCCGGCGTGGGTCTGGTACTACATCTTTTTGGGACTGCTTTTATCCGGAGTATTTGCCCTCATGTTCCGGAAGAAGAACAAATAG
- a CDS encoding DUF2059 domain-containing protein — MKKSIAILLFSLLGLGALFGQSKEQDIVRLMEMTGSADLGIQVMQNMLTQFKQILPEVPEDYWDQFMARVNPDDMIGLIVPIYDRHFTHGEIKDIISFYETPTGSKLIQELPEISEESMAAGQAWGMRLGQEIQQQLVDDGLLDI; from the coding sequence ATGAAAAAGAGTATCGCGATCCTTCTGTTTTCCCTTCTTGGCCTTGGCGCTCTCTTCGGACAGTCCAAGGAGCAGGATATTGTGCGGCTTATGGAAATGACTGGTTCGGCTGATCTCGGAATCCAGGTTATGCAGAATATGCTCACCCAGTTCAAACAGATCCTGCCGGAAGTCCCCGAGGATTACTGGGACCAGTTCATGGCCAGGGTCAATCCTGACGATATGATCGGCCTGATCGTACCGATTTACGACCGCCACTTTACCCACGGGGAGATAAAAGACATTATCAGTTTCTATGAAACCCCCACCGGAAGCAAGCTGATCCAGGAACTCCCTGAAATTTCCGAGGAATCCATGGCCGCCGGTCAGGCCTGGGGAATGCGTCTCGGACAGGAGATCCAGCAGCAGCTGGTAGACGACGGACTGCTGGATATTTGA
- a CDS encoding addiction module protein, producing MNTREFIDEAISLPVEERARIVDSLLQSLNMPETKLDKKWTSTASRRLKELKNGTIEAIPGKEVFEKVWKRFHE from the coding sequence ATGAATACCCGAGAGTTTATTGATGAGGCAATCTCCTTGCCGGTTGAAGAAAGAGCTCGAATCGTAGATTCGCTACTGCAAAGTCTTAATATGCCGGAAACTAAACTTGACAAGAAATGGACGAGTACTGCAAGCAGAAGATTGAAAGAACTGAAAAACGGTACTATCGAAGCGATACCCGGCAAGGAAGTTTTTGAAAAAGTGTGGAAAAGGTTTCATGAATGA
- a CDS encoding site-specific integrase, whose amino-acid sequence MTKENHDWYAKMVRTLQINGKSSRTQQAYTRAVRQLTAHCRKNPEAISEQELEDYFLFRRNESQWAPKTLNLSYCAVRFCYLHVCHREWKLLSILKAQKEERLPHIPSGETIHHIFSCVTTFHNFVFFATVYSCGLRLQEALHIQPAAHLSRPGEGTYHRSNRNNPDESGQCARGARPRSEKSRNLTPYLHPYPQTQLCHSSP is encoded by the coding sequence ATGACAAAAGAAAACCACGATTGGTACGCAAAAATGGTCCGCACGCTCCAGATCAACGGCAAGAGCAGCAGAACACAACAGGCCTACACGCGAGCTGTCCGGCAACTGACCGCTCACTGCCGGAAAAACCCTGAAGCGATCAGCGAACAGGAACTGGAAGATTACTTCCTCTTTCGCAGGAATGAGAGTCAGTGGGCCCCCAAGACTCTCAATCTCTCGTATTGCGCTGTCAGGTTCTGCTATCTCCACGTGTGTCACCGCGAATGGAAACTCCTTTCCATCCTCAAAGCTCAAAAAGAGGAGCGTCTGCCGCACATCCCGTCCGGAGAGACGATCCATCACATCTTCTCCTGCGTCACCACCTTCCACAACTTTGTTTTCTTCGCCACCGTCTACTCCTGCGGGCTTCGCCTGCAGGAAGCATTACACATCCAACCGGCAGCTCATCTTTCCCGCCCTGGGGAGGGGACATACCACAGGAGCAACCGCAACAACCCCGATGAATCGGGCCAGTGTGCAAGGGGCGCTCGCCCGCGCAGTGAAAAAAGCCGGAATCTCACACCATATCTCCATCCATACCCTCAGACACAGCTATGCCACTCATCTCCTTGA
- a CDS encoding transposase, whose amino-acid sequence MTVRDIFIAYGPSYLNEFGPRIPRHHRKVIQAITHCRTPSLGTILCRCESCGQTIELFRSCGNRHCPACQGEKAHIWLERRLERLVPVPHFMITFTVPAPFRTVFRQHQRFAYAAFFAATSGIMKKLASEQTWFPGDVPGFFGVLHTWGRQLQYHPHIHYVVPGGAFSSDDHSRHPCRKAFYLPVRVAAKLVKHRMYTALKRNGLLSSVDAAAWSQDWNVNSQPAGSGERSIRYLASYVFRTAISDSRIVAIEDNHILFRYTDSATGAEKLLRLQAFEFIRRFLQHVLPSGFMKIRCYGFLHPSSSIPVALAILLLEARAGIPSRMRTKRLPPVSSQNRRCCICDGAISYLFISPVKHGGIPPSGFT is encoded by the coding sequence ATGACCGTGCGTGATATCTTTATCGCTTACGGGCCATCATACCTCAACGAGTTCGGCCCGCGGATCCCCCGGCACCACAGGAAAGTCATTCAGGCGATCACGCACTGCAGAACTCCCTCCCTCGGGACCATTCTTTGCCGCTGTGAATCGTGCGGCCAGACCATTGAGCTGTTCCGTTCCTGCGGCAACCGCCACTGTCCTGCCTGTCAGGGAGAGAAAGCGCACATCTGGCTTGAGCGCCGACTCGAGCGCTTGGTACCAGTGCCGCATTTCATGATTACCTTCACCGTTCCGGCGCCGTTCCGCACGGTATTTCGACAGCATCAACGATTCGCCTATGCCGCCTTTTTCGCCGCCACGTCCGGTATCATGAAAAAACTTGCTTCCGAACAGACCTGGTTTCCGGGGGATGTTCCGGGATTCTTCGGCGTACTGCATACCTGGGGCCGGCAACTCCAGTACCACCCTCACATCCACTATGTCGTTCCCGGTGGTGCTTTCTCTTCAGACGATCATAGCCGGCACCCCTGCCGGAAGGCATTCTATCTTCCCGTCCGCGTAGCAGCAAAACTGGTGAAACACCGGATGTACACGGCCCTGAAGCGAAACGGTCTGCTGTCATCTGTCGATGCCGCAGCCTGGAGTCAGGATTGGAACGTCAACTCCCAACCAGCCGGAAGCGGGGAACGAAGTATTCGCTACCTCGCTTCCTACGTTTTTCGTACCGCTATTTCCGACAGCCGGATTGTCGCTATCGAGGACAACCACATCCTCTTCCGCTACACTGATTCAGCCACTGGGGCTGAGAAGCTGCTGCGTCTTCAGGCTTTTGAGTTTATCAGGCGATTCCTCCAGCATGTGCTCCCTTCAGGATTCATGAAGATCCGCTGCTATGGATTCCTGCATCCATCGTCTTCCATTCCCGTAGCCCTGGCTATTCTCCTCCTCGAGGCACGGGCAGGCATCCCATCCCGGATGAGAACGAAACGTCTGCCTCCTGTATCCAGTCAGAACCGCCGCTGTTGTATATGCGACGGAGCCATCTCTTATCTTTTTATCAGTCCTGTGAAACATGGAGGGATTCCACCATCAGGGTTTACGTAA
- a CDS encoding IS110 family transposase, whose translation MEEKIRYVGIDLGKRTYQCAILDEKAKNQQFNGKADGIGLERLAKRLGNDDLVGLEAGNNAFNIARYLTDRVGCHVVVLNPGKLAMIYQSLKKTDREDAVQIARLLQRNPVEELPTVPLPTKKEEEERSVVAELATYKADRTRYINRLHSVFLDSGITTITKADLKTASNREKNVLTLLTGRHVREARRLIEMVAYCEAIIEDLEQETKQFLESEKNTGILMSVPGVGPATALAFIAYVGDGSRFANADQVANYAGLTPRVDSSGETHRMGPISKQGCAYLRRVIVQAAWSLVRSKSGGHLKEAYKTLITRKPKAVAIIAIARRLVKLLYTLVTKKTYYRYSQLKERLAKLKYHKLQIIGLGS comes from the coding sequence ATGGAAGAGAAGATTCGGTATGTAGGCATCGACCTTGGTAAACGGACTTACCAGTGTGCGATTCTCGATGAGAAAGCCAAGAATCAACAGTTCAATGGAAAAGCCGATGGGATTGGCTTAGAGCGACTTGCCAAGAGATTGGGTAATGATGATTTGGTAGGACTGGAAGCGGGGAACAATGCGTTCAATATTGCTCGATATCTGACTGACCGGGTTGGGTGCCATGTTGTTGTTCTGAACCCTGGGAAGCTTGCAATGATTTACCAATCGCTGAAAAAAACGGATAGGGAAGATGCAGTACAAATTGCCCGCCTGTTACAGCGGAACCCGGTAGAAGAATTGCCAACCGTACCGTTGCCAACGAAGAAAGAGGAAGAGGAGAGGTCAGTTGTAGCCGAACTGGCAACTTACAAAGCAGACCGAACAAGGTACATAAACCGGCTCCATAGTGTGTTTCTCGATTCGGGTATTACAACGATAACGAAAGCGGATCTAAAAACGGCATCGAACAGAGAGAAGAACGTATTGACCCTTCTTACCGGACGGCATGTTCGAGAAGCGAGGCGACTGATAGAAATGGTTGCCTACTGTGAAGCGATTATTGAAGATTTAGAACAGGAAACAAAGCAGTTCCTGGAATCCGAGAAGAACACTGGGATTCTCATGTCTGTCCCAGGAGTCGGTCCTGCTACCGCGTTGGCTTTTATTGCCTACGTAGGGGATGGAAGTCGATTTGCGAATGCAGATCAGGTGGCAAACTACGCAGGCCTCACACCTCGGGTCGATAGCTCTGGGGAAACTCATCGAATGGGGCCAATATCAAAGCAAGGATGTGCATATTTGCGCAGAGTGATCGTACAGGCAGCATGGTCACTGGTGCGTTCGAAAAGTGGGGGGCACTTGAAAGAGGCTTACAAAACTTTAATCACTCGAAAACCTAAAGCAGTAGCGATTATTGCCATTGCTCGGAGATTAGTAAAGCTTCTGTACACCTTGGTGACAAAGAAGACATATTATCGGTATAGCCAGCTTAAAGAGAGGCTTGCGAAGCTGAAATATCATAAATTACAAATTATTGGATTGGGGTCTTGA
- a CDS encoding endonuclease/exonuclease/phosphatase family protein has translation MRIMTYNLHGCIGTDGCYDPEHILRVIQETTPDILGMQEVRRNTGTGCELLDLLQSAFPDYHLIFGKTLKDTRGDFGNALLSRYPVAEYLDVDLEEIAGYSGRLIRPEARRAIFARLDIGFVRLWVVVTHLDLRKRVRRGQGKLLVEAILRYTNPSEKGVVFMGDLNEWRLPNAFLRHLDKLFSRHTIRRSFPSRFPLLPLDRIWMSSRLKQHQIKAHRSRLSRRASDHLPLYADVSL, from the coding sequence ATGCGTATTATGACCTATAATCTCCACGGCTGTATTGGTACCGACGGCTGCTATGATCCAGAGCATATTCTAAGGGTGATTCAAGAGACAACGCCGGATATTCTTGGCATGCAGGAGGTTCGAAGGAATACCGGTACAGGCTGTGAGCTTCTGGATCTCCTGCAGTCGGCCTTTCCGGATTACCACCTTATTTTCGGAAAAACCCTTAAGGATACCAGGGGAGACTTCGGCAACGCCCTGTTGTCCAGGTATCCGGTCGCAGAGTACCTGGATGTCGATCTTGAGGAGATCGCCGGATATTCGGGAAGACTGATACGGCCGGAAGCCCGGCGGGCAATCTTCGCCAGACTGGATATCGGTTTTGTCCGGCTATGGGTCGTGGTAACCCACCTGGATCTGCGAAAACGTGTAAGAAGAGGTCAGGGAAAGCTTCTTGTGGAGGCAATTCTTCGCTATACCAATCCTTCAGAGAAAGGAGTAGTTTTTATGGGGGACCTTAACGAATGGCGCCTGCCCAACGCCTTTCTGCGCCACCTGGATAAGCTCTTTTCCAGGCATACTATACGGCGCAGTTTCCCTTCCCGGTTTCCCTTGCTTCCCCTGGACCGTATCTGGATGAGCAGCCGGCTCAAACAGCACCAAATCAAGGCTCACAGGAGCAGGCTCTCCCGGCGAGCCTCGGACCATCTGCCCCTGTACGCGGACGTATCGCTCTAA
- a CDS encoding tyrosine-type recombinase/integrase, translating to MNRASVQGALARAVKKAGISHHISIHTLRHSYATHLLEQGVNIRTIQRYMGHSSLETTMRYLHLTRKGQEDAFGIINTWMSGFSHDRA from the coding sequence ATGAATCGGGCCAGTGTGCAAGGGGCGCTCGCCCGCGCAGTGAAAAAAGCCGGAATCTCACACCATATCTCCATCCATACCCTCAGACACAGCTATGCCACTCATCTCCTTGAACAGGGGGTGAACATCAGGACAATCCAGCGCTACATGGGGCACTCCAGCCTGGAGACCACCATGCGCTACCTCCACCTGACCCGTAAAGGACAGGAGGACGCTTTCGGTATCATCAACACATGGATGTCAGGATTCTCCCATGACCGTGCGTGA
- a CDS encoding VTT domain-containing protein, giving the protein MTFKQDLHYEYISTASRLSFFTSSGAYYSALADILPRARRRILIVGWSFDDRIHLLRNKDTGPTGPELGDLLISAAEKNTSLQITLCIWKPPSLFAADQHITNKFRKRLRRVPNITLCQYPAESAFASRHEKYVVVDDVLAFLGGIDLTRERWDSPDHPAQSAGRVNPDSEPYGPYHDTHAVLSGPVVGDILSMAEAEFPLDLPSVQTAEDLWPNDVSAEVENARVMISLTRASPDAEVADVHQIKQVYCDMVADAKNCIFIENQYFSSDVITDLIVEGLRSKDGPEVIIFMSRELPDMLGRMTMGVNASMHIAKLKENDLYGRLGFFNLVSSDNTNVGVKVHSKLLITDSRYLSLGSANINQRSFSFDDEVNIIIDAAETGEPQCVGNLEERILGQHCGLSVEEWRTLVAHHDGSRLKALREHSTSRDGLEEGKDFLPPDSVPREILNYFDMEGAPQPEEALHTMTKDQPRGFIYRTRKIWGLLLLSAAVLGAVFFFARTDIDIRQVLGAITQLNETRPVIAALLTIASFWFAMLVFVSITIPIVSFAALHGPWFGILYSSLGVFSGAAIFYGLGLLLHNSSWFERYKAVRRVKKQFEKIRPYGFWAVAISRMIPSGPFLVVNLVTGMLGFKPSQFSAGSLIGLMPGIVVFTLFGETIRNVFTNPAG; this is encoded by the coding sequence ATGACGTTTAAACAGGACCTTCACTACGAATATATATCCACAGCTTCCAGGCTGTCATTCTTTACCTCCAGTGGTGCCTACTACTCCGCCCTGGCGGATATCCTGCCCCGGGCCAGGCGCAGGATTCTGATTGTCGGCTGGAGTTTTGATGATCGTATCCATCTTCTGCGAAATAAAGATACCGGTCCGACGGGACCGGAGCTGGGGGATCTGCTTATCTCCGCGGCAGAGAAAAACACTTCCCTGCAGATTACCCTCTGCATCTGGAAGCCCCCTTCTCTTTTTGCCGCTGATCAGCATATTACAAACAAGTTCAGGAAAAGGCTCCGCAGGGTACCGAATATCACTCTCTGCCAGTACCCCGCAGAATCTGCCTTCGCCTCGCGGCACGAAAAGTATGTTGTTGTGGACGACGTACTTGCCTTTCTTGGCGGTATAGACCTTACCCGCGAGCGCTGGGACAGTCCGGATCACCCGGCGCAGAGCGCGGGACGGGTAAATCCCGACAGCGAGCCCTACGGTCCTTATCACGATACCCATGCGGTTCTTTCCGGGCCGGTAGTCGGTGATATCCTCTCCATGGCAGAGGCGGAGTTTCCCCTTGATCTTCCCTCCGTACAAACCGCTGAGGACCTCTGGCCGAATGATGTTTCGGCGGAGGTAGAAAATGCCCGGGTAATGATCTCCCTTACCCGGGCCTCTCCGGATGCCGAGGTTGCTGATGTCCATCAGATCAAGCAGGTCTACTGTGACATGGTCGCCGATGCAAAGAATTGTATCTTCATCGAGAATCAGTATTTCTCCAGCGATGTAATCACCGATCTTATAGTGGAAGGTCTGCGCAGCAAAGATGGGCCGGAGGTAATCATTTTCATGTCCCGGGAACTTCCGGACATGCTGGGGCGGATGACAATGGGGGTCAACGCCTCCATGCACATTGCAAAGCTAAAGGAAAATGACCTCTACGGACGCCTGGGGTTCTTTAATCTTGTCTCTTCCGATAATACGAACGTCGGGGTTAAGGTTCATTCCAAGCTGCTGATTACAGACAGCCGTTACCTTAGCCTGGGATCGGCGAACATAAATCAGCGTTCCTTCAGCTTTGACGATGAAGTTAATATCATCATCGATGCCGCGGAAACCGGCGAGCCGCAGTGCGTTGGAAATCTGGAAGAGCGTATTCTCGGGCAGCATTGCGGGCTAAGCGTAGAAGAGTGGCGGACGCTTGTGGCGCACCATGATGGTTCCCGGCTAAAGGCCTTGCGGGAACACAGTACATCCCGGGACGGGTTGGAAGAGGGGAAGGATTTTCTGCCTCCCGACTCGGTTCCCAGGGAGATCCTTAACTATTTTGATATGGAAGGGGCACCCCAGCCGGAGGAGGCATTGCACACCATGACAAAGGATCAGCCCAGGGGTTTTATTTACCGTACCAGGAAGATCTGGGGTCTGCTGCTTTTATCCGCGGCAGTGCTGGGAGCTGTTTTCTTTTTCGCCAGAACCGATATAGATATTCGGCAGGTTCTAGGAGCAATAACTCAGCTCAACGAAACCAGGCCTGTTATAGCGGCTCTGTTGACAATCGCCTCCTTCTGGTTCGCCATGCTGGTGTTTGTCTCTATTACAATTCCCATTGTCTCCTTTGCCGCTCTGCATGGACCCTGGTTCGGTATTCTCTATTCCTCTTTGGGGGTTTTCTCCGGGGCTGCTATTTTCTACGGGCTTGGTCTTTTGCTCCACAACAGCAGCTGGTTCGAGCGCTACAAGGCAGTCAGGCGGGTGAAAAAGCAGTTCGAAAAGATCCGCCCCTACGGTTTCTGGGCTGTGGCCATCTCCCGTATGATTCCCTCCGGGCCTTTTCTGGTGGTAAACCTGGTTACCGGAATGCTCGGTTTCAAGCCTTCCCAGTTTAGTGCCGGGTCCTTGATTGGCCTGATGCCCGGTATTGTCGTTTTTACCCTTTTCGGTGAGACAATCAGGAATGTCTTTACCAATCCGGCTGGATGA
- the lnt gene encoding apolipoprotein N-acyltransferase, which produces MIIHSTGKGFKPAIALILILFALAQIILAFYGPVSLTRTPSLMVAPFSHAGAGLNTDEAEELTRGIEAAYASAGSSSVKPQRLVEEYLMPTDRSLSDISDRASALELARELGVLRLVQPVLSSWDGELSLYLWLYDTVEGRQIASQSFKASSLDGLIRSLTGPEFAEAFDIPVAGLTPFDYSFFLFLGLEILLAFLLLRPKPCGLFNQSLIILGVTLYLFAFFFARNANMDYVQRFVAHGGELKMAGDTARQQLEAALRFLPLLVLNLGLYLFPGGSRHQLFAGKKLVPGRAIRSNPPAGGISASIPAAVEGVVRHTPGLLAAWLSGLLYTLALPSLFKLQGIPVLSFVALIPLFLFCRRASRGEAAAAVMAFASLQVMLINFWHSTYSYVSLPFTVLLSLAQWFIFLPVLVWILRRPGRSWIFLVPSAWVVFDWLRGMGFLAYPWGMLGTSLYSWTVFIQAASLTGVWGISWLVIAFNAVIAELLSAREHRRSLLAGAAALLLIPLSFGVLTLVFAPEPEESITVLLVQHNRDPRKHDYAESLDALLALSEDGLVQASEEGKTVDLVAWPETAFVPDIRFWMRPGNQGRPRRKLAERMLSAVDSWDTWLVTGSSDHTRLPKEGDTDYPEISHNSTYLITPDGEIESIYHKIKLVPFTEYFPFKEELPAVYEQLDKFDVTDWTPGSESLLHRQPKAPFTTPICFEDIMPGHVRRFVAEGTRLIVNVSNDYWSLSPVEGMQHGVNGLFRAVENRVPLVRSTTSGLTLAADPWGRVLETLTFYEEGFLLAELPTAPPGKTMYTRFGDWFPLLLSIIILVSSVKRLSIRSLFVTLKRHDV; this is translated from the coding sequence ATGATTATTCATTCAACCGGTAAAGGGTTCAAGCCCGCTATTGCACTGATTCTCATCCTTTTCGCTTTAGCGCAGATTATCCTCGCCTTTTACGGCCCCGTCAGCCTTACCCGCACCCCCAGCCTGATGGTCGCGCCTTTTTCCCATGCCGGGGCCGGGCTTAACACGGATGAAGCAGAGGAGCTCACCCGCGGTATCGAGGCGGCCTATGCCTCCGCCGGCAGCTCCAGCGTAAAACCCCAGAGACTGGTTGAGGAGTACCTGATGCCTACGGACCGCAGTCTGTCGGACATTTCGGACCGTGCTTCGGCCCTGGAGCTCGCCCGGGAACTTGGAGTATTACGCCTCGTACAGCCGGTCCTCTCTTCCTGGGACGGGGAGCTTTCTCTCTACCTGTGGCTCTACGACACTGTGGAGGGCCGGCAGATTGCCTCGCAGAGTTTCAAAGCCTCTTCCCTCGACGGACTTATCCGGAGCCTGACCGGCCCAGAGTTCGCCGAGGCCTTCGATATTCCAGTGGCGGGGCTTACCCCTTTCGACTACAGCTTTTTCCTCTTTCTGGGGCTGGAGATATTGCTGGCATTCCTTCTTCTGCGGCCCAAACCCTGCGGTCTTTTTAACCAGTCCCTTATTATCCTTGGCGTTACCCTCTACCTCTTCGCGTTCTTTTTTGCTCGCAACGCCAACATGGATTACGTGCAGCGTTTTGTGGCCCATGGCGGTGAGCTCAAAATGGCCGGGGACACCGCCCGGCAGCAGCTTGAGGCGGCCTTACGTTTTCTGCCCCTGCTTGTACTGAATCTTGGACTCTATCTTTTTCCGGGCGGCTCCCGGCACCAACTTTTTGCCGGCAAAAAGTTGGTGCCGGGTCGGGCTATCCGCTCCAATCCGCCTGCCGGCGGGATTTCCGCTTCTATCCCTGCCGCGGTAGAAGGTGTTGTGCGTCATACCCCGGGGCTCCTTGCGGCCTGGCTTTCCGGTCTGCTCTACACCCTGGCGCTGCCTTCATTGTTCAAACTGCAGGGAATTCCGGTATTGAGCTTCGTCGCGCTCATCCCCCTGTTTCTGTTCTGCAGAAGGGCATCCCGGGGCGAAGCGGCTGCCGCTGTCATGGCTTTTGCATCCCTGCAGGTAATGCTGATCAACTTCTGGCATTCTACATATTCCTATGTATCTTTGCCCTTTACGGTGCTTCTCTCCCTGGCCCAGTGGTTTATTTTTCTTCCCGTGCTGGTGTGGATTCTGAGGCGTCCGGGCCGCAGCTGGATTTTCCTTGTACCTTCGGCCTGGGTGGTTTTCGACTGGCTGCGGGGCATGGGTTTTCTGGCCTATCCCTGGGGTATGCTGGGGACCAGCCTCTACTCCTGGACGGTCTTTATCCAGGCTGCCTCTCTCACCGGGGTCTGGGGAATAAGCTGGCTGGTCATTGCTTTTAACGCAGTAATCGCGGAGCTGCTATCTGCGCGGGAACATCGCCGTTCACTGCTGGCGGGCGCGGCGGCCCTGCTGTTGATTCCTCTCAGCTTCGGAGTATTGACCCTGGTCTTTGCGCCGGAGCCGGAGGAGAGCATAACTGTGCTCCTGGTTCAGCATAACCGGGATCCCCGGAAGCACGACTACGCCGAAAGCCTGGATGCCCTCCTGGCCTTGAGCGAAGACGGCCTTGTCCAAGCCTCGGAGGAGGGGAAAACCGTGGACCTGGTCGCCTGGCCGGAGACCGCCTTTGTGCCGGACATACGTTTCTGGATGCGTCCGGGAAACCAGGGGCGACCGAGGAGAAAACTCGCGGAAAGGATGCTCTCCGCCGTGGACTCCTGGGACACCTGGCTTGTGACGGGAAGCTCCGACCACACCAGGCTCCCGAAGGAGGGGGATACGGATTATCCGGAAATCAGTCACAACTCCACCTACCTGATTACCCCGGATGGGGAGATTGAGAGCATCTACCATAAAATAAAGCTGGTCCCCTTTACCGAGTATTTTCCCTTCAAGGAGGAACTCCCCGCGGTTTACGAACAGCTTGACAAGTTCGATGTTACCGACTGGACCCCCGGCAGTGAGTCCCTGCTCCACCGGCAGCCCAAGGCGCCCTTTACCACCCCCATCTGCTTCGAGGACATCATGCCCGGGCATGTGCGCCGTTTTGTGGCGGAGGGGACCCGGCTCATCGTCAATGTCAGCAACGATTACTGGTCCCTCTCTCCGGTGGAGGGGATGCAGCATGGTGTCAACGGGCTCTTCCGGGCCGTGGAAAACAGAGTGCCCCTTGTCAGGTCCACCACTTCGGGGCTCACGCTGGCCGCGGATCCCTGGGGCCGGGTGCTGGAAACCCTTACCTTTTATGAAGAGGGGTTCCTTCTGGCTGAGCTTCCCACAGCTCCGCCCGGGAAAACCATGTATACCCGCTTTGGTGACTGGTTTCCTCTTCTTCTTAGCATTATTATTCTTGTCTCTTCCGTAAAAAGGCTGTCCATTCGGTCCCTATTTGTTACCTTAAAAAGGCATGACGTTTAA